From a region of the Capricornis sumatraensis isolate serow.1 chromosome 22, serow.2, whole genome shotgun sequence genome:
- the LOC138069290 gene encoding putative olfactory receptor 2W6: MWSQVMENDSTSAFEGFILVGFSDRPHLELILFVVVLTFYLLTLLGNISIILLAVVDSRLHTPMYFFLANLSFLDVCFTTGSIPQMLYNLRGADKTISYLGCAIQLYFVLALGGVECVLLAVMAYDRYAAVCRPLHYTIIMHPRLCGQLASAAWLSGFGNSLVMAPQTLMLPRCGHRRVDHFLCEMPALIGMACVDTMTLEALAFALAIFIILAPLILILVSYGYIARAVLRIKSAAGRKKAFNTCSSHLIVVSLFYGTIIYMYLQPANTYSQDQGKFLTLFYTIVTPSVNPLIYTLRNKDVKEAMKKVLGKGEAEIE, translated from the coding sequence ATGTGGTCACAGGTGATGGAAAATGACAGCACAAGTGCTTTTGAAGGTTTCATCCTGGTGGGCTTCTCTGATCGTCCCCACCTAGAGCTGATCCTCTTTGTGGTTGTCCTCACTTTTTATCTGCTGACTCTTCTTGGCAACATATCCATCATCTTACTTGCAGTTGTGGATTCCCGGCTGCACACACCCATGTATTTCTTTCTGGCCAACCTCTCATTCTTAGATGTGTGCTTCaccacaggttccatccctcagATGCTCTACAACCTTCGGGGTGCAGATAAGACCATCAGTTATCTGGGCTGTGCCATCCAGCTCTACTTCGTCCTGGCTCTGGGCGGGGTGGAGTGTGTGCTCCTGGCTGTTATGGCATATGACCGCTACGCTGCAGTCTGCAGACCCCTGCACTACACTATCATCATGCACCCGCGTCTCTGTGGGCAGCTGGCTTCAGCGGCATGGTTGAGTGGCTTTGGCAATTCTCTTGTAATGGCACCCCAGACGTTGATGCTACCTCGCTGTGGGCACCGGCGAGTGGACCACTTTCTCTGTGAGATGCCAGCACTAATTGGCATGGCCTGTGTAGATACCATGACCCTTGAGGCACTGGCATTTGCCTTGGCAATCTTTATCATCCTGGCACCACTCATCCTCATCCTCGTCTCTTATGGTTATATTGCACGAGCTGTGCTAAGGATCAAGTCAGCTGCTGGGCGAAAGAAAGCCTTTAACACCTGTAGCTCCCACCTCATTGTCGTTTCTCTCTTCTATGGTACGATCATATACATGTACCTCCAGCCAGCAAATACTTATTCCCAGGACCAGGGCAAGTTCCTTACTCTTTTCTACACAATAGTCACTCCCAGTGTTAACCCCCTAATCTACACACTGAGAAACAAAGATGTTAAAGAGGCCATGAAGAAGGTACTAGGGAAAGGGGAGGCAGAAATAGAGTAA
- the LOC138069297 gene encoding olfactory receptor 2B6-like yields MTPVNESIPLEFILLGFSDRPWLEFLLFVVFFISYMVTIFGNLTIILVSRLDSRLQTPMYFFLTNLSLLDLCYATSTVPQLLVNLHSTRKVISYGGCVAQLFIFLALGATECVLLPVMSFDRFVAICWPLHYSVIMRQRLCLQLAAASWITGFSNAMWLSILTLQLPLCGPFVLDHFLCEVPALLKLSCVDTTANEAELFFVSMLFHLVPFTLIVISYAFIARAVLRIQSAEGRQKAFGTCGSHLLVVSLFYGTAISMYLQPPSPSSKDRGKTVSLFYGIVAPMLNPLIYTLRNKEVKEAFKRLVARVFLIRK; encoded by the coding sequence ATGACTCCAGTAAATGAGAGTATCCCCCTGGAGTTCATCCTCTTAGGCTTCTCAGATCGACCATGGCTAGAGTTTCTACTCTTTGTGGTcttcttcatttcttacatggtgACTATCTTTGGGAATCTGACCATTATTCTAGTGTCACGCCTGGACTCCAGACTCCAGACTCCCATGTATTTCTTTCTTACCAATCTGTCACTCCTAGATCTTTGCTACGCCACAAGTACTGTTCCACAGTTGCTGGTAAATCTGCACAGCACCAGGAAGGTAATTAGTTATGGTGGCTGTGTGGCCCAGCTGTTCATATTTCTGGCTTTGGGGGCCACTGAATGTGTTCTGCTGCCCGTCATGTCCTTTGATAGGTTTGTGGCTATTTGTTGGCCTCTCCACTACTCAGTCATCATGCGCCAAAGGCTCTGCCTCCAGTTGGCAGCTGCATCCTGGATTACTGGCTTCAGCAACGCAATGTGGTTGTCTATCCTGACTCTCCAACTGCCACTCTGTGGCCCCTTTGTACTAGATCACTTTCTCTGTGAAGTCCCTGCTCTGCTCAAATTGTCATGTGTTGACACCACAGCAAATGAGGCTGAACTCTTCTTTGTAAGTATGCTATTCCATCTAGTACCCTTTACACTTATTGTTATATCATATGCTTTTATTGCCCGAGCAGTGTTGAGGATCCAATCTGCTGAAGGCAGACAAAAAGCATTCGGAACTTGTGGCTCCCATCTACTTGTGGTGTCACTTTTTTATGGTACAGCCATCTCCATGTACCTGCAACCACCTTCACCCAGCTCCAAGGACCGGGGAAAGACGGTTTCCCTCTTTTATGGAATTGTTGCACCCATGCTGAATCCCCTGATATATACACTTAGAAACAAAGAGGTTAAGGAGGCCTTCAAAAGGTTAGTGGCAAGAGTCTTCTTAAtcaggaaataa